The Thermodesulfobacteriota bacterium genomic sequence GACGGCAGGAGCGCGGTATTGAAAGTCACCTACGACCCTGAAAATAAGCACCCGTATACGCTAAAGAACGAGACGGACGCCCAGGCGCTTCTCGGCCGATACGGCTGCTACGGATGTCATATGCGTAACGAGGTCGGTTGGGGTTCCTCGGGTCCCAGGCTCGACAGAGACCTGCTGGTTAAGAGGGTAAGCGACAGGCTATCATCCGAAAAATATATAGACAGCGTGAAAAAGCTCGACGAGCTCGATATAGAGCCGTACAAAAGCTACAGGAACGCAAGACATGAAGTTCTCAATGACCGGGGCGAGGACCGGATAAAGACCTGGGTGCGGTACCACATAATGGAACCCAGGTTCGACAACCCAAATTCGCAGATGCCCAATCTCGGGATAAAGGAAAATGAAGCTCAATTAATGACCGATTATCTCGTCGATGAGCAGATCGATCTGAAGAAGACCGGTTGGAAAATTCTCGTCGAGCTTATCCCAAGATTGAAATACAGATATCTGGTCTATTCCTTTTTGCTCGGGATCGTTTTTACGTTACTGATTGCGGGCTCGTACGCTTACATACGCAGAAAGAAGCCGGGCCGCGGATAAGCTATTTAACAGAGCGTACAACACTGCCGCACATGATTTCAATCAATCGTGCGCGGCTCGCACACGAAGATCGGGATGTCCCTGGTTGTGCGCTTTCTGTAATCGGCGTAAGGAGGGAAGTATTGGTCGCAGACCGGCCAGAGCACGGGCTTCTCGTCGGGTGTAGCCAGGCGGGCCCGGAGCATCATGCTGCGGCCGCGGTGACGCACAACTATATCGGGATACTTTACGATGTTGTGATACCAGACAGGGTTGCTCGGGGCGCCGCCCAGCGACGCGACCAGCAGCACGCTGTCCCGGTAAGGGAGGTACATAAGCGGCAGCGTCAATGTACGGCCGCTTTTCGCCCCCTTCATCGTGACGAAGCAAATCTCCCTGCCTCCGAAACTGTTGAAAAGGCGGCCGCCCGACAGGCGGTTCAGAAACACTTGCATGCGCGCGA encodes the following:
- a CDS encoding nitroreductase/quinone reductase family protein: MTAEPASASSGAQFPHWIVKTFARMQVFLNRLSGGRLFNSFGGREICFVTMKGAKSGRTLTLPLMYLPYRDSVLLVASLGGAPSNPVWYHNIVKYPDIVVRHRGRSMMLRARLATPDEKPVLWPVCDQYFPPYADYRKRTTRDIPIFVCEPRTID